Proteins encoded by one window of Geobacter sp. DSM 9736:
- a CDS encoding rod shape-determining protein: MPRFDLHWRQHVALDVGTATTRIATGTKSFLVKPSVAEGKPALANGVVVDPEGVLQLLKPLLDRAKLFGMLKPCVLACAPSDARPEERALLRHSIMKAGAASVSMIPEPLAAAIGSGLDVTSPYAQMVIDIGEGVTDCAVIVSGKILATCAVRKGCSHMRSAIIQTARENGWTISDENYAELLMRTRGIKREPAERGSTLAAVGLQSVVENIAMTAQCFFKDLPDSLGCDIIDSGICLTGGGSLIPGVREYIERHLGISIKPAGNPLTSVAEGARAILPVIFSPNNRLSSPLGGNYH; this comes from the coding sequence ATGCCGAGATTCGATCTTCACTGGCGACAACATGTCGCCCTGGATGTTGGGACCGCAACGACACGGATTGCCACCGGCACAAAATCTTTCCTGGTGAAGCCCTCCGTTGCGGAGGGGAAACCGGCCTTGGCCAACGGCGTTGTCGTTGATCCCGAAGGGGTGTTACAGCTCCTCAAGCCCCTTCTGGATCGGGCTAAACTTTTCGGCATGCTGAAACCATGCGTTCTGGCATGCGCGCCTAGTGATGCCCGGCCCGAGGAGCGAGCATTGCTCAGACATTCAATCATGAAAGCCGGGGCCGCATCGGTGTCCATGATACCTGAGCCCCTTGCTGCGGCAATCGGTAGCGGACTCGATGTCACCTCACCATATGCGCAGATGGTCATCGATATCGGGGAGGGGGTTACCGATTGCGCCGTCATCGTATCGGGCAAGATCCTGGCCACCTGTGCAGTCCGAAAGGGATGCTCCCATATGCGAAGCGCAATAATTCAAACCGCGCGGGAGAATGGCTGGACCATCTCCGATGAAAATTACGCAGAGCTGCTGATGCGCACTCGCGGGATAAAGCGCGAGCCGGCTGAGAGGGGTAGCACCCTGGCTGCCGTCGGACTGCAATCTGTTGTAGAGAATATCGCTATGACAGCGCAATGTTTTTTTAAGGATCTGCCGGACAGCTTGGGATGCGATATCATCGACAGCGGCATCTGCCTCACAGGAGGCGGATCACTTATACCTGGTGTAAGGGAATACATTGAACGGCATCTCGGAATCAGCATAAAACCTGCCGGCAACCCCCTTACGTCGGTGGCAGAAGGAGCACGTGCAATTCTACCCGTCATCTTTTCACCCAACAACCGGCTCTCTTCCCCGCTTGGCGGCAACTACCATTAG
- a CDS encoding phosphatidylinositol-specific phospholipase C: MRKMLFRLVRTAAALLLPLVLLSACSERTSSSDGLPALRETYFKIVPSDWMGLISDDTPISRLTIPGTHDTGTYTSHAIDGAGFVKTQNMSISEQLKAGVRFLDIRGRLYRDSIVIHHEDFYLHLNLTDVINDCRAFLKDHPSETILMSLKDEYDHYLPSLTYYHAFLRYHDRDPDLWYLGNSIPLLGDVRGKIVLLRRFGLDPNGEGFIGIWLHMSDTPQVFNRDPRQTLYTEDLYSPGGYFDQGVDEKKRAIRNNITAAQRDSSPDSLYLSFTSATQWKSLSSPLDFANKINPWLMNTLVTNHGPMGIVPMDFVHEKLIFFLINSNFRNSGGYWIVNQEGGINTYGDAGYHGHGVGGDNEAVDLGIKPSGHGYWILSRNGGIHTYGDAGYHGHGVGHDNAAVSLGVTPSGNGYWILSRNGGIHTYGDAKYHGHGVGHDGDAVALGVTPSGKGYWILSRNGGIHTYGDAGYHGHGVGGDNEAVDLGVTPSGNGYWILSRNGGIHTYGDARYHGHGVGGNGQAVSIGVTPSGQGYWILSQNGKISYYGDARFYGEHDGSATAVALGVRK; this comes from the coding sequence ATGAGAAAAATGCTTTTCAGGCTGGTCCGAACCGCAGCGGCGCTTCTGCTGCCCCTGGTGTTGCTTTCTGCCTGTTCCGAAAGAACGTCTTCTTCCGACGGGTTGCCGGCCCTCCGGGAAACCTACTTCAAAATCGTTCCATCCGACTGGATGGGCCTGATCAGTGACGATACCCCTATCAGTCGATTGACCATCCCCGGAACACATGACACAGGCACCTACACTTCACACGCCATCGACGGGGCCGGATTCGTGAAGACGCAGAACATGAGCATCTCCGAACAGCTCAAAGCCGGAGTCCGCTTCCTCGACATTCGCGGCAGGCTCTACAGGGACAGCATCGTCATCCATCACGAGGATTTTTATCTGCATCTGAATCTCACCGATGTAATAAACGATTGCCGTGCCTTCCTGAAAGACCACCCCTCTGAAACCATACTTATGAGCCTCAAGGACGAGTACGATCATTATCTTCCCTCCTTGACCTATTACCACGCCTTTCTTCGATACCACGATCGCGATCCGGACCTCTGGTATCTGGGCAATTCGATTCCCCTGCTGGGAGATGTACGGGGGAAAATAGTGTTGCTTCGAAGATTCGGCCTGGACCCCAACGGCGAAGGGTTTATCGGGATATGGCTCCACATGAGCGACACCCCGCAGGTTTTCAATCGTGACCCGCGGCAGACGCTGTACACGGAAGATCTCTACTCCCCGGGAGGCTATTTCGACCAAGGGGTCGACGAGAAGAAAAGGGCCATCAGAAACAACATCACCGCAGCTCAGAGGGACAGTTCGCCGGACAGCCTGTACCTTTCCTTTACCAGCGCGACCCAATGGAAATCCCTCTCCTCGCCCCTCGATTTCGCAAACAAGATAAACCCGTGGCTCATGAATACGCTGGTAACCAATCACGGCCCCATGGGCATAGTGCCCATGGATTTCGTCCACGAAAAGCTGATCTTCTTTCTGATCAACAGCAATTTCAGAAACAGCGGGGGCTACTGGATCGTAAACCAGGAGGGGGGTATCAATACGTACGGAGACGCAGGCTATCACGGCCATGGTGTCGGCGGGGATAACGAGGCTGTAGATCTTGGGATCAAGCCTTCCGGCCACGGCTACTGGATTCTTTCCAGAAACGGCGGCATCCACACCTACGGAGACGCCGGCTACCATGGCCACGGTGTCGGCCATGACAATGCAGCCGTCTCCCTCGGCGTAACACCCTCCGGCAACGGCTACTGGATTCTTTCCAGAAACGGCGGCATCCACACCTACGGAGATGCCAAATACCATGGCCACGGTGTCGGACATGATGGCGATGCGGTCGCTCTTGGGGTGACGCCAAGCGGCAAGGGCTACTGGATCCTATCGAGGAACGGCGGTATTCATACCTATGGCGATGCCGGTTACCATGGGCACGGGGTCGGCGGCGATAACGAGGCGGTGGACCTGGGAGTTACCCCCTCCGGCAACGGCTACTGGATACTCTCGAGAAACGGCGGCATCCATACCTACGGAGATGCCCGGTACCATGGACACGGGGTCGGCGGTAACGGCCAGGCGGTCTCGATTGGGGTGACACCCTCGGGCCAGGGTTACTGGATCCTCTCGCAAAACGGAAAGATCAGCTACTACGGCGATGCCCGGTTCTATGGTGAACATGATGGTTCGGCCACCGCCGTGGCGCTAGGGGTGAGAAAGTAA
- a CDS encoding DUF262 domain-containing protein, with translation MADLFTDYEFANIFKKHLKISTRSIAVRTMLSDRNIERINYKPYYQRNYVWDRAKASFFIESVLLGTEVPPLIFFKSGKSIEVIDGRQRFETLKKYRENDFSLGGRGLLKLQFLHNVTFNKLTPDLQELFLNSKIRIFEFEVIDEPKLPVSVEDKIKKEIFRRYNTGITPLKSDELENAKYDSDELTGLFKEYLKEDKAFLKRMAGCFTAEDSTKEAEIIATLLDLIRRYMVLSSFPIKTYARGNKRTEIRELLYEFITENIEDPELEFNCFKRKMETILKIHEYFASDTNLSSRLIYECLLWAISVLEKEEYALDIDDNILLKLRRHYGENYQKYETADSHYYKNIIERFQDTAYLMEKLTRVNFDIYIKDDTFRNRVKDLMQSEEEASLTLDELSNLRVLKPDPTSVPVEELLSEVTTNRFLLRPSYQRQEKINVVKASSIIESILLGIYLPPIFIFKNQDGVKEVVDGQQRLLSILGFLGRAYINEEGKKAFSKNNHFNLKSLKILNDLNGSKYPAIDPSLKDKILDFDLNIIEIDSTINQFFSPIDLFIRLNSKPYPIMENSFEMWNSSADNEVIQAIKDLTDENIDWFFIRAREASRNKDRMENEELITILAYFDFAQGDPDYRDINAVDFYPKQDRLNCRVNNKRNISSLLHSFEDQHLKKKQFLLSIQNVHQFINNLKIILDAEDLKASLNQLLNVKGASPFSRAMQDLYLVWAALASCDNDIIASNAAAVRNDLTYLLRLFKNVDNNKIDEEYLAKFVTEIKAVNQKYR, from the coding sequence GTGGCTGACTTGTTTACTGATTATGAATTTGCTAATATTTTTAAAAAACATTTAAAAATAAGTACTAGATCAATAGCAGTGAGGACAATGCTAAGTGATAGAAACATAGAAAGAATTAACTACAAACCATATTATCAAAGGAATTATGTCTGGGACAGAGCAAAGGCTTCGTTTTTCATTGAGAGTGTGCTGTTAGGAACTGAAGTTCCACCACTGATATTTTTCAAATCCGGAAAAAGCATCGAGGTAATCGATGGTAGACAACGGTTCGAGACGTTAAAAAAATACAGGGAGAATGACTTTTCTCTTGGGGGAAGGGGCCTACTTAAGCTCCAATTCTTACACAATGTAACTTTCAATAAGCTTACGCCAGATTTACAGGAATTATTTTTAAATTCGAAAATACGCATATTCGAGTTCGAAGTTATTGATGAACCAAAGCTACCTGTTTCGGTAGAGGACAAAATCAAAAAGGAAATATTTAGGAGATACAATACTGGAATCACGCCTTTAAAATCGGATGAGCTCGAGAATGCCAAATATGATAGTGATGAGCTGACAGGACTTTTTAAGGAGTACCTTAAGGAGGATAAAGCTTTTCTCAAGCGCATGGCAGGCTGCTTTACAGCTGAAGACAGCACTAAGGAGGCTGAAATTATAGCCACTCTTTTAGACCTGATCAGAAGGTATATGGTGCTTAGTAGCTTCCCAATTAAAACATATGCGAGAGGGAACAAGCGAACAGAAATTAGAGAGCTGCTATATGAATTTATAACAGAAAATATAGAAGACCCTGAGCTTGAATTTAATTGCTTCAAACGTAAAATGGAAACCATCTTAAAAATACACGAATACTTTGCATCAGATACAAATCTTTCTAGTCGCCTGATATATGAGTGCCTGCTATGGGCTATATCCGTCTTAGAAAAGGAAGAATATGCGTTGGATATAGATGACAACATATTGCTCAAGCTTAGACGTCACTATGGCGAAAACTATCAAAAGTATGAAACAGCGGATAGTCACTATTACAAAAATATTATAGAAAGATTTCAAGATACTGCGTATTTAATGGAAAAACTAACAAGAGTGAATTTTGACATTTATATAAAGGATGACACGTTTAGAAACAGGGTGAAGGATCTCATGCAGAGTGAGGAGGAGGCATCACTTACTTTGGACGAACTAAGCAATCTGCGGGTTCTAAAACCAGATCCAACTTCAGTCCCGGTAGAAGAACTTCTGTCAGAAGTTACAACAAATCGGTTTCTACTTAGACCTTCATACCAAAGGCAAGAAAAAATTAATGTTGTTAAGGCGTCTTCTATAATAGAGAGTATACTTCTTGGTATTTATTTACCTCCTATCTTTATTTTTAAAAATCAGGATGGAGTAAAGGAGGTTGTTGATGGTCAGCAAAGGCTTCTTTCTATTCTTGGTTTCTTAGGTAGAGCGTATATAAACGAAGAAGGGAAGAAGGCCTTTTCTAAAAACAACCACTTTAACTTGAAATCTTTGAAAATTCTAAATGATCTTAATGGTAGTAAGTATCCGGCCATTGATCCGTCGCTCAAGGATAAAATTCTAGATTTTGATCTGAATATAATCGAGATAGATTCAACAATTAATCAGTTCTTTTCACCTATAGATTTATTTATCCGTCTAAATAGTAAACCATACCCAATAATGGAAAATTCATTTGAAATGTGGAATTCTTCTGCTGATAATGAAGTTATTCAGGCGATAAAAGATCTGACAGATGAAAATATTGACTGGTTCTTCATAAGGGCGAGGGAGGCCAGTAGAAACAAGGATCGAATGGAGAACGAGGAGCTTATAACTATACTTGCTTACTTTGACTTTGCTCAAGGAGATCCTGACTATAGAGATATCAACGCTGTTGATTTTTATCCTAAACAGGACAGACTAAACTGTAGGGTCAATAATAAGCGTAATATTTCTTCGCTTCTACATAGTTTCGAAGACCAACATCTTAAAAAGAAACAGTTTCTGCTGTCTATTCAGAACGTCCATCAGTTTATAAATAATTTGAAAATAATTCTTGATGCAGAAGATCTCAAGGCGTCCCTAAACCAGTTGCTAAACGTTAAGGGGGCGTCGCCTTTTTCACGTGCTATGCAGGATCTTTACCTGGTATGGGCAGCACTAGCGTCATGTGATAATGATATCATAGCTTCTAATGCGGCTGCGGTCAGGAACGATCTGACATACCTGCTTCGTCTTTTTAAAAATGTGGACAATAATAAGATAGACGAAGAATACCTAGCAAAGTTTGTGACAGAAATTAAAGCTGTCAATCAAAAGTATAGATAA
- a CDS encoding DedA family protein codes for MSMQDFVTTFGYPALFAGAFLEGETFLFLAGFMAHRGYLDLSLVMLTGFMAAFASDELFFFIGKTKGSRFIDKRPQWRARVEKVRSLLDRYKKRMVLSFRFLYGLRTVSPFVIGMSGFDTREFLGLNAIGAAIWALIMATAGYFFGQALETVMDDVKHHEWQIVAALAAVGVTIWLVRYRLLLRRDSRRAP; via the coding sequence ATGTCGATGCAAGATTTCGTCACCACGTTCGGGTACCCGGCCCTCTTCGCCGGTGCATTCCTGGAAGGAGAGACCTTTCTGTTCCTTGCCGGATTCATGGCCCATCGCGGCTACCTGGACCTGTCGCTGGTCATGCTGACCGGGTTCATGGCGGCATTTGCCTCGGATGAGCTTTTCTTCTTCATCGGGAAAACCAAGGGGAGCCGGTTTATCGACAAGAGGCCGCAGTGGCGGGCCAGGGTCGAAAAGGTGCGAAGCCTGCTCGACCGGTACAAGAAGAGGATGGTCCTGAGCTTCCGGTTTCTATACGGATTGCGCACCGTCAGCCCCTTCGTCATCGGGATGAGCGGCTTCGACACCCGTGAGTTCCTGGGCCTGAACGCCATCGGTGCGGCCATATGGGCACTGATCATGGCAACGGCAGGGTACTTCTTCGGGCAGGCCCTTGAGACGGTGATGGATGACGTAAAGCATCACGAGTGGCAGATTGTCGCCGCATTGGCAGCGGTCGGGGTTACGATCTGGCTGGTCAGGTACCGGCTGCTGCTGCGGCGCGACAGCCGGAGAGCCCCTTAG
- a CDS encoding multicopper oxidase domain-containing protein, with amino-acid sequence MNTRTSRIITCLAMLAVFFLGVRPPAAQAIDGTKVPHYFGPYPNWALSPLPVVNPDGSISGGIRKFVDRLPKLGPAGANNLGQYLPVAVPDTETYPGSDYYEIGLVQYREKMHSDLPPTLLRGYVQLSTSVVPGGQVALSNELLDGTSAPIAVYKGVTPPHYLGPVIVAAKDRPVRILFRNLLPTGSGGDLFLPVDSTMMGSGMGPMAMMDPQNLGSISDEVREQMCSQYPKSDMCFKDNRATLHLHGGITPWISDGTPHQWITPAGEDTPWPKGVSVVNVPDMPDPGPGAMTFFYTNQQSARLMFYHDHSWGITRLNVYAGQAAGYVITDNTETALVNAGLIPGANDTIPLIIQDRTFVPEGDMTARTGQLYEQDPTWDESRWGGFGNLWYHHVYMPAQNPGDPSGMSAYGRWMYGPWFWPPAKDAKYGPIANPRYNMDPATSFTTPLATPCNLDDPATWQYQTDPFCEPELIPGTPNISVGMEQFNDTPVVNGTVYPTTTVDPKPYRLRILNAANDRFFNLQMYVADSTGTEVALNAAELAAAQLDPVVFPTPDTTVSPAGPDWIQIGTEGGFLPAPVVIPNQHITWITDPTRFDVGNVDKHSLLLAPAERADVIVDFSQFRGKTLILYNDAPAAFPARVPSYDYYTGAPDLSPNGAPGVLPGYGPNTRTVMQIKVADVAPAGAFNLAALQTAFAHKADGTGVFESGQHPVIVGQSAYNSAYGTTFASSSWCNSPGSAKSKCDGFARISEQGGDLFGFNTLSAPDAKLQIPIEPKAIHDEMNAVAFDEFGRMMGNLGLEAVPATPGLQNVILYPYTNPVTELIDATNLPSTLNVTPIATQDGTQIWKITHNGVDTHPIHFHLYDVQVLNRVTWDNIVIPPDANELGWKDTVRVSPLQDTIVALRPIIPTLPFDLPNSIRPLSPMMPIGSTAGFNNIDIQGNPTTSIINKLVNFGWEYVYHCHILSHEEMDMMRPVSVAMPPRQPDGLSYSIMGDGTNQLVSLTWNDNSISETAFVVQKTTDGINWTNIGTSDSPLEEPNTTGTRTFTDPAPYNPDSILNYRIVAENTVGYGGAYPSMTVKSVSAPLIAGAPAIPLGVAPFPAVAMTATVGTPAFQTVTVTNTTGSPVSFTKPNALSLTGSADFTIVAGATNTCSGQTLQVAPAAQSTCSFKVAFNPAASTVAARSATLTITPDSLATAAPVSVAVSGTAQYSFTITAATSVTPTGSRVTGTISPSGTVYMNAGGTKVFTLTPEAGYTPRVLVDGVYQAVTGNTLSFSNLGANHVINVKFVRNGDVVEDGTISANDALKTLRIALGLDTPTVEQRIAADVGPLVAGKPKADGTIDVTDVLLILRRVVNLDPNW; translated from the coding sequence ATGAACACACGGACATCGAGGATCATTACATGCCTCGCAATGCTGGCGGTCTTTTTCCTGGGAGTACGGCCACCCGCAGCCCAGGCGATAGACGGGACGAAGGTCCCGCACTACTTCGGGCCTTATCCGAACTGGGCACTTAGCCCGCTGCCGGTCGTGAACCCGGACGGCAGCATATCCGGCGGTATCCGCAAATTCGTGGACCGGCTGCCGAAGCTGGGGCCCGCCGGCGCCAATAACCTGGGCCAGTACCTTCCGGTTGCGGTTCCGGACACGGAGACCTATCCCGGCTCCGACTACTACGAGATCGGCCTGGTGCAGTACCGGGAGAAGATGCACTCGGATCTGCCCCCGACGCTTCTGCGCGGCTATGTTCAGCTCTCCACCAGCGTCGTACCGGGAGGGCAGGTCGCCCTGTCCAACGAGCTCCTCGACGGCACGTCGGCTCCGATTGCAGTTTATAAGGGAGTGACCCCGCCCCATTATCTCGGGCCGGTCATCGTGGCAGCCAAAGACAGACCGGTCCGGATTCTCTTCCGCAACCTGCTGCCCACCGGCTCGGGGGGCGACCTCTTCCTTCCCGTCGATTCGACAATGATGGGGTCAGGCATGGGCCCGATGGCGATGATGGACCCCCAGAACCTTGGCAGCATCTCCGATGAGGTCCGGGAGCAGATGTGCAGCCAGTACCCCAAGTCGGACATGTGCTTCAAGGACAACCGTGCGACCCTGCACCTGCACGGCGGGATCACCCCCTGGATCAGTGACGGCACGCCCCACCAGTGGATAACCCCGGCAGGCGAGGATACGCCCTGGCCCAAGGGAGTCAGCGTAGTCAACGTCCCGGATATGCCCGATCCCGGACCGGGAGCGATGACCTTCTTCTACACTAACCAGCAGAGTGCGCGGCTGATGTTCTACCATGACCACTCCTGGGGCATTACGCGCCTCAACGTCTATGCGGGCCAGGCTGCAGGCTACGTCATCACCGACAACACAGAGACCGCTCTCGTCAATGCCGGGCTCATCCCCGGAGCCAATGACACCATCCCACTCATCATTCAGGACCGCACCTTCGTGCCCGAAGGTGACATGACGGCCCGCACAGGACAACTCTACGAACAGGACCCGACCTGGGACGAAAGCCGCTGGGGGGGCTTCGGCAACCTCTGGTACCACCATGTCTACATGCCGGCGCAGAACCCTGGAGACCCGAGCGGTATGAGCGCCTACGGCCGCTGGATGTACGGGCCCTGGTTCTGGCCCCCCGCCAAGGACGCCAAGTACGGCCCGATCGCGAACCCGCGCTACAACATGGACCCGGCCACCAGTTTTACTACGCCCCTGGCGACCCCGTGCAACCTGGATGACCCGGCCACCTGGCAGTACCAGACCGACCCGTTCTGCGAGCCGGAGCTGATACCGGGCACCCCCAACATATCGGTCGGGATGGAACAGTTCAACGACACCCCGGTCGTCAACGGGACGGTCTATCCTACGACCACGGTGGACCCCAAACCGTATCGGCTGAGGATTCTGAATGCAGCCAACGACCGCTTCTTCAACCTCCAGATGTACGTCGCCGACTCGACCGGAACCGAGGTTGCCCTTAACGCCGCCGAGCTTGCCGCAGCCCAGCTCGACCCGGTGGTCTTCCCGACACCCGACACGACCGTAAGCCCCGCCGGACCTGACTGGATCCAGATCGGGACCGAGGGTGGCTTCCTCCCCGCGCCGGTGGTCATCCCCAACCAGCACATCACCTGGATTACCGACCCCACCAGATTCGACGTCGGAAACGTGGACAAGCACTCCCTGCTCCTCGCCCCCGCCGAAAGGGCTGACGTCATTGTCGACTTCTCCCAGTTCCGGGGCAAGACGCTGATCCTCTACAATGACGCCCCTGCTGCCTTCCCCGCCCGGGTCCCCAGCTACGATTACTACACGGGTGCTCCCGACCTGAGCCCCAACGGCGCCCCAGGCGTGCTCCCCGGGTACGGACCCAACACCAGGACGGTAATGCAGATAAAGGTTGCCGACGTCGCACCCGCCGGCGCATTCAACCTGGCGGCGCTTCAGACCGCTTTCGCCCACAAGGCAGACGGGACCGGAGTATTCGAGTCGGGTCAGCACCCGGTAATCGTCGGGCAGTCTGCATACAACTCCGCCTACGGCACCACCTTCGCATCGAGCAGCTGGTGCAACTCCCCCGGCAGCGCCAAATCGAAATGCGACGGTTTTGCCCGCATCTCGGAGCAGGGTGGCGACCTCTTCGGATTCAACACCTTGTCCGCTCCTGACGCAAAGCTCCAGATACCGATTGAACCGAAGGCGATCCATGACGAGATGAACGCAGTCGCCTTCGACGAATTCGGCAGGATGATGGGGAACCTGGGCCTCGAAGCCGTCCCCGCTACCCCCGGCCTCCAGAACGTCATCCTCTACCCCTACACGAACCCGGTTACGGAGCTGATCGATGCAACCAATCTGCCGAGCACCCTCAATGTTACCCCCATCGCCACCCAGGACGGCACGCAGATATGGAAGATCACTCACAACGGCGTCGACACCCATCCGATCCACTTCCACCTGTACGACGTGCAGGTACTCAACCGGGTCACCTGGGACAATATCGTCATTCCACCCGACGCCAACGAACTGGGCTGGAAGGACACCGTACGCGTCAGTCCGCTACAGGACACCATCGTCGCACTCAGGCCCATCATTCCGACCTTGCCGTTCGATCTTCCCAACAGCATCCGTCCGCTGAGCCCGATGATGCCCATCGGTTCGACAGCCGGCTTCAACAACATCGACATCCAGGGGAATCCGACGACGTCGATCATCAACAAGCTCGTCAACTTCGGATGGGAATATGTGTATCACTGTCACATCCTGAGCCACGAGGAGATGGACATGATGCGTCCCGTGTCGGTCGCCATGCCGCCGAGACAGCCGGATGGCCTCTCCTACTCGATCATGGGGGACGGCACCAACCAGCTGGTATCGTTGACCTGGAACGACAACTCCATCAGCGAAACCGCCTTTGTCGTACAGAAGACGACCGACGGCATTAACTGGACGAATATCGGAACCAGCGATTCTCCCCTGGAGGAGCCCAATACCACGGGAACCCGCACCTTCACCGATCCTGCTCCTTACAACCCCGACTCCATACTCAACTATCGGATCGTAGCAGAGAACACCGTCGGCTATGGTGGGGCATATCCGAGCATGACGGTCAAATCGGTGTCGGCTCCTCTGATCGCGGGCGCACCTGCAATACCTCTGGGAGTGGCGCCGTTTCCTGCCGTTGCAATGACGGCTACCGTGGGAACCCCGGCGTTTCAGACGGTGACGGTGACCAACACCACCGGCAGCCCTGTCTCCTTCACCAAACCGAACGCCCTCTCCCTCACCGGATCGGCCGACTTCACCATCGTCGCCGGGGCGACCAATACCTGCTCCGGGCAAACGCTCCAGGTGGCTCCTGCGGCACAGTCCACCTGCTCCTTCAAGGTCGCCTTCAACCCCGCAGCGTCCACCGTCGCAGCAAGGAGTGCAACCCTCACCATCACTCCGGACAGTCTTGCTACCGCAGCTCCTGTTTCCGTAGCGGTGTCGGGCACCGCCCAATACTCATTCACCATAACCGCCGCCACCAGCGTAACCCCCACCGGCAGCCGCGTCACAGGTACCATTTCCCCATCCGGGACAGTGTACATGAACGCGGGGGGAACAAAGGTATTCACGTTAACCCCGGAAGCGGGTTACACGCCGCGTGTCCTGGTGGACGGGGTTTATCAGGCAGTGACCGGCAATACCCTGTCCTTCAGCAACCTGGGAGCCAACCACGTCATCAACGTCAAGTTCGTACGCAACGGCGACGTGGTGGAAGACGGAACGATCTCCGCGAACGATGCCCTGAAGACCCTGCGGATCGCCCTCGGGCTCGATACACCTACAGTCGAACAGAGGATTGCCGCAGACGTCGGGCCACTGGTGGCAGGCAAACCGAAAGCCGACGGAACCATCGACGTGACCGACGTACTTCTGATTCTGCGGCGGGTGGTCAATCTCGATCCGAACTGGTAA
- the rnk gene encoding nucleoside diphosphate kinase regulator: MTNHKRRQIYITEFDLDRLEDLIEKHRAKTSRDTRNLDELEQELGKAEVVSPESIPPDVITMNSRVRLEDADSGHATVYTLVFPADADVEKGKISILAPIGTAMIGYRVGDKITWDVPGGQKNLAVKEILYQPESAGDYHL; this comes from the coding sequence GTGACGAACCATAAACGCAGACAGATTTACATCACCGAATTCGATCTGGATCGCCTGGAGGATCTCATAGAGAAGCATCGAGCAAAGACATCCCGAGACACGAGAAACCTGGACGAGCTCGAACAGGAGCTGGGAAAAGCCGAGGTAGTGTCGCCGGAAAGCATACCGCCGGACGTCATCACCATGAACTCCCGGGTACGCCTTGAAGATGCGGACTCAGGACACGCTACGGTTTACACGCTCGTATTCCCGGCGGACGCTGATGTCGAGAAGGGGAAGATATCGATCCTAGCCCCGATAGGAACTGCCATGATCGGGTATAGGGTCGGAGATAAAATTACCTGGGATGTACCGGGCGGACAGAAAAACCTGGCCGTAAAGGAAATACTGTATCAACCGGAATCGGCCGGCGATTATCACCTGTAA